From Triticum urartu cultivar G1812 chromosome 2, Tu2.1, whole genome shotgun sequence, a single genomic window includes:
- the LOC125534876 gene encoding protein STRICTOSIDINE SYNTHASE-LIKE 10-like: MGRHGSASGWLVLLVAIIAVSLVPSCSAAEVKTSPTEWSLHLNLPTGVTGAESLAFDARGQGPYTGVSDGRVLKWGGSSVGWTTFAHHANYRKFPMCTVPVAPSEETESLCGRPLGLAFHRKSGDLYIADAYKGLMRVGPDGGEAEVLATGAGGVPFNFVNGIDIDQVTGDVYFTDSSVTYPRRFNTEIMMNADATGRLLKYDAVTKQVTVLKDGLPYPNGVAVSYDRTYVVVAHTVPCQAHRYYLQGPKAGHYELLADLPGYPDNVRSDGKGGYWVALNQEKGRPGATTAPVKHLVGVRLDGGGVEVEELTAAKGVTLSEVTERKGQLWLGSVELDYIGLVA, translated from the exons ATGGGGCGCCACGGATCCGCGAGCGGGTGGCTCGTCCTCCTGGTCGCTATTATCGCCGTCTCTCTGGTCCCATCGTGCTCGGCCGCTGAGGTAAAGACCAGCCCGACGGAGTGGAGCCTCCACCTCAACCTGCCCACCGGCGTCACCGGCGCCGAGAGCCTGGCCTTCGACGCGCGCGGCCAGGGCCCCTACACCGGCGTCTCCGACGGCCGCGTCCTCAAGTGGGGCGGCAGCTCCGTCGGCTGGACGACCTTCGCCCACCACGCCAACTACAGGAAGTTCCCCATGTGCACCGTGCCCGTGGCGCCGTCCGAGGAGACGGAGAGCCTGTGCGGGCGGCCGTTGGGGCTCGCGTTCCACCGCAAGTCCGGCGACCTCTACATCGCCGACGCTTACAAGGGGCTCATGAGGGTCGGCCCCGACGGCGGCGAGGCTGAGGTGCTGGCCACCGGTGCCGGTGGCGTCCCGTTCAACTTTGTCAACGGCATCGACATCGATCAGGTTACCGGCGATGTTTACTTCACCGACAGCAGCGTGACATATCCACGAAG GTTTAATACGGAAATCATGATGAACGCCGACGCGACAGGGAGGCTGCTCAAGTACGACGCGGTGACTAAGCAGGTCACCGTGCTCAAGGACGGCTTGCCGTACCCCAACGGCGTCGCGGTGAGCTACGACAGGACGTACGTCGTCGTCGCGCACACGGTGCCGTGCCAGGCACACAGGTACTATCTCCAGGGACCAAAGGCTGGCCACTACGAGCTGCTCGCCGACCTGCCGGGCTACCCGGACAACGTGCGGAGCGACGGGAAGGGCGGCTACTGGGTGGCGCTGAACCAGGAGAAGGGGCGCCCGGGCGCGACCACAGCCCCCGTGAAGCACTTAGTCGGTGTCCGGCTCGACGGCGGCGGCGTGGAGGTTGAGGAGCTGACGGCGGCCAAGGGCGTGACGCTCAGCGAGGTGACGGAGAGGAAAGGACAGCTGTGGCTCGGCTCCGTCGAGCTCGATTATATCGGCCTTGTTGCCTAG